Part of the Candidatus Methylomirabilota bacterium genome is shown below.
TCCAGCAGCACGGACGAGGGCTCGCGCTGCGAGCGATCGAGGCCCAGGCGCGGCGCCGACAGGGCCACGCGCCGCTCGGCGGCGCGGACCGCGACGTCGAGCGCGTGCAGGGCCGCCAGCGCGCGATCGCCGGCCGTCGCCGGCGGCACCCTGCGGCCGTCGGCGCCCGGGGCGCCGAGCCGCGCTCGCAGGGCGTCGGAGATGACCGGGTCCTCGTGGGCGGGCGGAGGCAGGTGGCCCTCGGCCAGGCCGATGACGCGCACGGCCGCGAACCGGAGCCCGACGGCGCCGGCGATGGTGCCGACGTACACTGCGGGCTCGCCGAAGCGGCCGGTGGGGAGGCGAGCGCCCCTGATCGCTTGCTCGACGACCTGCACGGCGTCGTCGCCGCCGAGCGTGCCGCACACGCGGGCCGCCGTGGCGAGCGCCTCGTCGAGCAGCGCCTGCACGCGCGCGCCGGGACCGGGCTGCAGCAGCCAGTCGCCGAGGAAGCTCCGGAGCGCGGGCCAGAGCTCGGCGAGGGGCGCGCCGGCGATCACCAGGCGCGCGACCTGCACCAGCGCGTCGATCGCCGGGCGCGCGGCCTTGAGATCGCCCAGGAGCCGCTCGAGCTCGCGCGCCTGGCGCGCCAGGCCGGATCTCTCGGGGTCGTCGACCGCGGCGGCGTTCGCGGCGGCCAGCTGCGCCTCGAGCTGCGGCTCGCGCGCGGCCAGGCGGCTCGCCCACTCCAGCGCGCCGTCCGGGCGCGCTGGATTGCCCCCGGCGGTGCCCAGCGACCAGACCAGGTCCATGGCGGCTGCCCGCGAGAGGTGACGGCCGTTGTCGCCGTTCGTCCGCAGCGCGGGCAGCACGTCGGCCAGCGCTTCGCCGCCGAGGTGAGCCTGCAGCGCCCGGACGACGGCCAGGGCGCGGGCTCCGGCCGCGGTGCCGGCCAGCGGCAGGCCGCCGGCGACGTACACCGGCATCGTCACAAGCCCGGGCGAACCCTGCTCCGGCGTCGCCGGCGTATCGGCGTCGTCGCCCGCGGGCCTCGTGCCTGTCGGCCAGGGCAGGCGCTGGAGCCGTTCGGCCACCAGCGCGGCGAGCGGGTCGAGTGCCGGCGTCAGGACGGCGATGTCCTCCAGCGCGATGCCGCCGGCGACCTGCTCGGCCACCCAGTCGGCCGTGGCCTCGATCTCGGCCTCGACCCCTGCGTGCTCCTCGAGCCTCACGGTGTCGTCGGGGCCGCTGCTCCGCGGACGGTCAGGATCCCCAAGGACGCGGGGCGGCTCGAAGAGATAGGCGGCCAGCAGATCGCGCTCGCTGGCGCTCGCCCGTGGCGCCCGAGTGAGCAGCGCCCTCGTAGCGTCACGCCCGAAGAGCGACTGGACGCGTTCGAGGTGATGCTCGCGGAGCGGCCTGGCGGCGAGCAGGCCGAGCGTGGCGCCGGGGATCGCGCGCAGAAAGCGCGCGCCGGCGGCGCTCTCGTGCCCGGTGGCGGTGACGAGCGTCGGACCCGAGAAGGGCCAGAGCGTCGGCTGGCGCTCGAGCACGCTGCCGGCCTCGTGGTAGATCCGAGGAATCGTCCACGAATCTCCGGCCAGGCGATCGAGCGCGCGCCAGATCGTGGCGACGTCGGCCAGCCGCGCGTCGGGTTCGGCTTCCAGCGCCTCGGGCGTGAGCCCGGCCCACTCGAGATCCGTGATCGTCCGGGCGAACGCGTCCTCCCAGCCGGGCTTGTCGCGCAGCAGACGGGTGGAGAAGTGCTGGAGCGACAGCGGCTCGCGGAAGAGCGCCAGGAGCCGGATCGCGCGCAGGCCCTCCTCGCCCGTCGTGAACTCGACCCCGGCAGCCTCGAGGACGGCGCTCGCGGCGGCCGGCACCGGGACGAGCCGCGTGCCGGCCAGCACCTGGGCGTGCCCGGCGCGGATCAGCTCGCGTCTCAGCGCATGGGCCACCCGCTCGCGAGGCACCAGCACCGTCCGGCAGGGCAGGGGGCCCCCCGCCGGCAGGGCCGCGGTCGCCTCCGCCCAGTCGCGCGTGCTCCAGAAGACCATTGCCACGCGGGAAGCCTACAACGAACGCGTGACAGCGAAGGTCACAGATGCCTGGGCCCTCGAGGGCTTTCCCCGGGGCGCCACGCGCTGGCGCTTCGACGATCGATAGCGGCGCCGAGCAGGCGGTGACTATCCCCGAAAGTTGACACGGAGCCGCGAGCTCGGGGACGATCAGGCGTCCCATGCCCAGGGGCAGCC
Proteins encoded:
- a CDS encoding PD-(D/E)XK nuclease family protein, producing the protein MVFWSTRDWAEATAALPAGGPLPCRTVLVPRERVAHALRRELIRAGHAQVLAGTRLVPVPAAASAVLEAAGVEFTTGEEGLRAIRLLALFREPLSLQHFSTRLLRDKPGWEDAFARTITDLEWAGLTPEALEAEPDARLADVATIWRALDRLAGDSWTIPRIYHEAGSVLERQPTLWPFSGPTLVTATGHESAAGARFLRAIPGATLGLLAARPLREHHLERVQSLFGRDATRALLTRAPRASASERDLLAAYLFEPPRVLGDPDRPRSSGPDDTVRLEEHAGVEAEIEATADWVAEQVAGGIALEDIAVLTPALDPLAALVAERLQRLPWPTGTRPAGDDADTPATPEQGSPGLVTMPVYVAGGLPLAGTAAGARALAVVRALQAHLGGEALADVLPALRTNGDNGRHLSRAAAMDLVWSLGTAGGNPARPDGALEWASRLAAREPQLEAQLAAANAAAVDDPERSGLARQARELERLLGDLKAARPAIDALVQVARLVIAGAPLAELWPALRSFLGDWLLQPGPGARVQALLDEALATAARVCGTLGGDDAVQVVEQAIRGARLPTGRFGEPAVYVGTIAGAVGLRFAAVRVIGLAEGHLPPPAHEDPVISDALRARLGAPGADGRRVPPATAGDRALAALHALDVAVRAAERRVALSAPRLGLDRSQREPSSVLLEAAAALARPSSATGERTTTGIPDTTALQRDAFIPARQAALRFRRAMPLLQSAWHDAVAHAAGGLPPAWRGSPALDLDRLASLPDDGLLGSAVADIAVPGLTPERPISPSSLQVLLQCPYLFLLQKQLGLDEPACAPSLREIEQPAYGSFFHTVAEEFFRHHGAGFCEHERPLEDWLAAADRIVERMFETFLEQYPLVGEAVRGRERERTREDVRHLLEYEWQLGRRRFVATERGFGEPMPVPLTLPGRMLFLRGKIDRIDADSRRTFVRDLKTGRVWPRLGNDAEPDPVSDVQIAVYGLVAGQLAREWGTPAEVGVAYVGRHGEERRFVDDFAATLAPAARQWLALAGDLLAARAFPRTADKEDCTYCCFRPVCGERVYEQAARVLAGGGDAPRRLLALKQPDQIAAAQAEDDEE